The stretch of DNA ctTTGcgaaatttttatcttttattttgtggaaattttctcaaagaaggACGCTAAGAAAGTATCAAGAAATTCCAGCCAAGGAGGTAAGAAAGTATTTCCCACAAGATAACCTCATTgaatattaaaggaaatgtgggtattttcacattttccagaCACTttggaagagagaaaaatgtccAATAGAGGTGGTGGAAGGAGACTTCCGGCGCATGTTACGGAATGCCTGAGAATTGCCATTGAAGTTGAGCTGAATAACTTCCTGCACAGCAATGAGATGGAAATGTCCTTTCCCAGTACACTGACGAATCACGATCGGAGGTTTATTCACGAATTTGTCCGTACAAAGGGACTAACGTCGAAATCTCATggaaaaagtaaagaaaattgccCAACTGAATGTTCCGGAAGTTCCTCCGGGAATCTTTCTAATTTGTTCTTTCCTTTGTCTCAATAGCCACGAGAGTCCTGACAGTGTACAAGCCAACGAGGAATGTTACTAGGAAGCAAAAATGTACGTTTGACATTACAAAAACCTCCCGGCAGGCAATTTACAATCTTCTCGGAGCTCTCCCAGTGTCCCCAGAGGAGGAGGCTGAAGTGAAGACGCGCAAAACGGGCAGGACAATCAATAGGAATCTCTTTAATGTGGGTACCTTGACGAATGGGCTTGTTGTTGTGCCCCCACCTGGACGGGGGAATGCTGTGAAGCAGATGCGAAGGAATTtgccaattttccaccatcgCACTGAGATCCTGACCAAAATCACGGAGAATCAAGTCGTGGTGATTGTCAGTGAAACAGGTTCAGGGAAGACCACGCAGGTTCCGCAGTATTTGCTTGAGGATGCCACAAAGATGAATCAACCGTGTCGCATTATCTGCACGCAACCACGGAGATTGGCTGCCCTGTCAGTGGCTGATCGTGTGGCGTACGAACGTGGGGAGCCCCTGGGGAATACAGTGGGCTACCAGATACGCCTTGAGAGTCAAACGAGCCCCACATCGAATCTCATTTACTGCACAAATGGCATCCTCGTGCGCTGCCTCATGGGTGGCTACTACACGCGTGTCTTTGAGAACATCACGCACGTAATTGTGGACGAAGTGCACGAACGTGATATGCACTCAGACTTCCTCCTGATCTCCCTCAAGGAGGCCATCGCGGTGAATCCGCATCTCAAAGTCATCCTCATGTCTGCCACAATTGATTCTCAACTCTTTTCCCAATACTTTGACAATTGTGCTGTGATTAATGTCCCCGGGAGGCTGTATGAGGTCACCAACTACCACCTGGAGCACGTCCTGCACATGACGGAGTACTGCAAGAAGGAAGTTGAGCGTAGGATGCAAAATGGGCGGGAAGATATGCGCAAGGAGCGAGCAAAAGTCAGCGCAATCAATGGGCAAGGGGACGAGCAGGAGGCACTCGATGAGGAGACTGTGAAGCTCATCAATGAGAGCTTGGAGCTGTGCTGGACACAATGCGATGACGATAGTTTCCAGCAGTTTCTCTACCTGGTCGAAGGGGAGAATGTTCCGGTGGATTTCCGGCACACAGAGACCGACATGACAGCCCTTATGATTGCTGCTGGACGCGGGATGGAGGAATTTGTGGAGATTCTCCTTCAAATGGGTGCTAATCCCAATGTGACGTCCTCACACGGCATGAAAGCTATTGATTGGGCATGGAGACTCAATCATGCCACGTGCGTCACTCTCCTGGAGGCTGCAGCCAAAAATGCCGCTCATCCGGAAGCCAAAGTGTCAGATGAGTACACAGAGATGCTCCTGGATACGTACCACGCAATGGCTCCGGAAGATGACATCGATCAGAAGCTCCTAAATGCCCTCATTGTGCACATCCATAAGCAACAGCCACCAGGAAGTATCCTTGTCTTCCTTCCAGGCTATGAATCCATCCTCCGGCAGAATGAGATGATTCTCGATGCTGCCCAATACAATGCCGCAATGTCCAACATACGTATCTACATGCTTCACAGCAATATGAAGATAAATGACCAGAAGACTGTCTTTGAGCCAACTCCCCAAGGATGCCGGAAGGTCATCCTGTCCACAAATATCGCCGAAACATCCATCACCATCGACGACGTGGTCTACGTGATTGATTGTGGGAAAGTCAAGCAAACCATCTTTGATGCCATTTGCGGCACAACAGCTCTGGAGACAACGTGGGTCTCTCAGGCGTGCGCTAAGCAACGTGCCGGCCGTGCAGGACGTGTCACGCAGGGAATTTGCTACAAACTCTACTCGCAAGCACGCTACGCAATAATGGATAAATTCACAGTTCCGGAACTTCTGCGTGTGCCACTCACGGAGATTTGTTTGAGTGCCAAACTCATTGCCCCACAGTGCCCCATTGCAGACTTCCTCATGAAGGCCCTTCAGCCACCAGCAGCGGTGAGTGTGAGGCGCAGCGTTGATCTTCTCAAGACAATGGGAGCTCTcgatgaaatggaaaatatcaCAGATCTCGGAATTCATCTTGCTGATCTTCCCATTGATGCTCATCTTGgtgagtttctttttattttcttggggAATTTTTATGATGTGGAAGGGCTAGGAGCTCTAACTTCATTgtctaaaatcaaaatttccaaaatttcattagctaaattaaaaatttccaaaatttcatttcctaaaataaaaatttccaaaatttcattagctaaattaaaaatttcagtgataaaataaatgtttcagaGCTTATAATTCTAAATTTCATACAAAGTATTAAACTTTCAGAGATTAAAGTTCAAAATGAAAGACTTTGACAATTAATTTCACCTacgtaattgaaaatttccaaaatttcattagataaataaaaaattaccaaaatttcatcatctaaattaaaaatttccaaaatttcatcatctaaattaaaattttcagtgataaaataaatgtttcagaGCTTATAATTCTAAATTTCATATAAAGTATGAAACTTTCAGAgataaaagttcaaaatgaacgactttgattttaaaatttcacaccCGAAAtcgaaaatgtttaaaatttcaaaggatagataaaaatattaattaattttgtttattaaataaatacttaGACAGATcctatattttaaattttagaaatataagtcaaaatttcttgactcaaatttttaaatttgaaatcaGGACATGAAAGTTTCag from Lutzomyia longipalpis isolate SR_M1_2022 chromosome 4, ASM2433408v1 encodes:
- the LOC129796657 gene encoding 3'-5' RNA helicase YTHDC2-like, with the translated sequence MSNRGGGRRLPAHVTECLRIAIEVELNNFLHSNEMEMSFPSTLTNHDRRFIHEFVRTKGLTSKSHGKTTRVLTVYKPTRNVTRKQKCTFDITKTSRQAIYNLLGALPVSPEEEAEVKTRKTGRTINRNLFNVGTLTNGLVVVPPPGRGNAVKQMRRNLPIFHHRTEILTKITENQVVVIVSETGSGKTTQVPQYLLEDATKMNQPCRIICTQPRRLAALSVADRVAYERGEPLGNTVGYQIRLESQTSPTSNLIYCTNGILVRCLMGGYYTRVFENITHVIVDEVHERDMHSDFLLISLKEAIAVNPHLKVILMSATIDSQLFSQYFDNCAVINVPGRLYEVTNYHLEHVLHMTEYCKKEVERRMQNGREDMRKERAKVSAINGQGDEQEALDEETVKLINESLELCWTQCDDDSFQQFLYLVEGENVPVDFRHTETDMTALMIAAGRGMEEFVEILLQMGANPNVTSSHGMKAIDWAWRLNHATCVTLLEAAAKNAAHPEAKVSDEYTEMLLDTYHAMAPEDDIDQKLLNALIVHIHKQQPPGSILVFLPGYESILRQNEMILDAAQYNAAMSNIRIYMLHSNMKINDQKTVFEPTPQGCRKVILSTNIAETSITIDDVVYVIDCGKVKQTIFDAICGTTALETTWVSQACAKQRAGRAGRVTQGICYKLYSQARYAIMDKFTVPELLRVPLTEICLSAKLIAPQCPIADFLMKALQPPAAVSVRRSVDLLKTMGALDEMENITDLGIHLADLPIDAHLGKMVIYSILLKCVDPVLTVVSALSVRDPFVLPTAARDRSRVFAIKEKFAEKSLSDHMILIRAFQEWLTHSARGPMKRFCEENFLSTGSMMTICGMRSQILGHLRANGLIKSKGKGNIHDLNQNSRHWAVVKACLVAGLYPNICTRDPATNVLRTEGVERVLPHPHGILGAKHPAECKAKIGALPTDWVVFEEKVRVGRSAYINCNSVITPITVALFAGDIHISEEENLHPVERVESDSDRDSPTTMGGGGGAAANEVMFHVNREIAFTLPEETAYLVFHLRQKLNYLLLMLIQNPDTFHLTTNGPHGIVLEAIVAVLMAEEKHYRFPIPEGIGQRPQGVPLEFSSNVNYGIPEVVDRQSSKPIEWNLSDAMRGMTITSSKQGGKQQQREEAASKKKRNVQKKSTKEVPKQQQNKPKGTRYFLIKAVSTEQVKHAISGNEWCFNHTVYNYLQQCLEKNPNVDIMLIFHVSAAQKFFCMGQLVQKKNHYRIVSIHDGSMSFKDVREIVKQLKQTCFMWNDGEELSREMGEVFRKGLAGNLQ